A portion of the Tistrella bauzanensis genome contains these proteins:
- a CDS encoding efflux RND transporter periplasmic adaptor subunit, whose product MSTSSPGSRPVSRRLRAFRLPVILLLLAAAGYGAWVYAFPEAPPAPPPTVQVRVADLEDTVLANGTLEAANLVSVGAQASGQIKTLAVDVGDEVTEGQLIAEIDSLTQQNALRNAEAALANVRAQHVAKRASLKQAELALKRERALMAGNAGARADLEVAEATVATTRAELAALEAQIAQAEITADTAKVDLGYTRITAPISGTVVAVIVKEGQTVNANQTTPTIVKLAQLDTMTVTAEVSEADVVRVKPGQPVYFTILGEPDNRYEAELRTVYPAPPSIETETSSSSSSSSSSSSSSSSTAIYYDALFDVPNPDHKLRISMTAQVSIVISRAPASLVIPSSALGTPAADGSYNVQVVDSDGGIALRRVTIGIDNNVQAQVLTGLEAGERIVAANTATLGTNMQMRQRRGPMGF is encoded by the coding sequence GTGTCGACATCCTCCCCTGGTTCCAGACCGGTTTCACGGCGCCTGCGCGCCTTCCGTCTTCCGGTCATCCTGCTTCTTCTTGCCGCCGCCGGCTATGGCGCCTGGGTCTATGCATTCCCCGAGGCGCCCCCCGCCCCGCCGCCGACGGTGCAGGTCCGGGTCGCCGATCTTGAAGACACCGTTCTGGCCAATGGCACGCTGGAAGCCGCCAATCTGGTCAGCGTCGGCGCCCAGGCCTCCGGCCAGATCAAGACGCTGGCCGTGGATGTCGGCGATGAGGTCACCGAAGGCCAGTTGATCGCCGAGATCGACTCACTGACCCAGCAGAACGCCCTGCGCAATGCCGAAGCTGCCCTTGCCAATGTCCGTGCCCAGCATGTCGCCAAGCGCGCCTCGCTGAAACAGGCGGAACTGGCGCTGAAACGCGAACGCGCCCTGATGGCCGGCAATGCCGGCGCCCGCGCCGATCTTGAGGTTGCCGAGGCCACCGTCGCCACCACCCGCGCCGAGCTCGCGGCATTGGAAGCCCAGATCGCCCAGGCCGAAATCACCGCCGACACCGCCAAGGTCGATCTGGGCTATACCCGGATCACCGCGCCGATCAGCGGCACCGTCGTGGCGGTGATTGTGAAGGAGGGCCAGACCGTCAATGCCAATCAGACCACGCCGACCATCGTGAAACTGGCGCAGCTCGACACCATGACCGTCACCGCCGAGGTGTCGGAGGCCGATGTCGTGCGGGTCAAGCCGGGCCAGCCGGTCTATTTCACCATTCTGGGTGAGCCGGACAACCGCTATGAGGCGGAACTGCGCACGGTCTATCCCGCCCCTCCATCGATCGAGACCGAGACCAGCAGCAGTTCATCCTCCAGCAGCAGTTCGTCATCATCCAGCAGCAGCACCGCGATCTATTACGACGCCCTGTTCGATGTGCCCAACCCCGACCACAAGCTGCGCATCTCGATGACCGCCCAGGTCTCGATCGTGATCAGCCGGGCGCCGGCTTCGCTGGTCATCCCGTCATCGGCGCTGGGCACTCCAGCCGCGGATGGCAGCTATAACGTCCAGGTGGTCGACAGCGATGGCGGCATCGCGCTGCGCCGGGTGACGATCGGCATCGACAACAACGTTCAGGCCCAGGTGCTGACCGGATTGGAGGCCGGCGAGCGGATCGTTGCCGCCAACACCGCGACCCTGGGCACCAATATGCAGATGCGCCAGCGGCGCGGACCGATGGGGTTCTGA
- a CDS encoding MacB family efflux pump subunit codes for MPQGGLGTATGPQPLLSIRGLRREFPAGDRMVAVLQDIDLTIQAGEMVAIIGASGSGKSTLMNILGCLDRPSAGAYRIAGRDTRELEADDLAELRREHFGFIFQRYHLLSTLTALDNVEIPAVYAGRDRRSRRERAADLLTRLGLADRMNHRPGQLSGGQQQRVSVARALMNGGRVILADEPTGALDSRSGEEMLNLLGELHQQGHTIIIVTHDPKVAAVADRVIEISDGRIIADTRKPDLPPATARPLPAAQPKGLGLGRHVEAFRMAVRAMIAHKLRTFLTMLGIIIGIASVVSVVALGAGSQQQILESISSIGTNTIDVMPGESFGDTRAGRVRTLVPSDAEALAGQPYVDSVTPQVSSSATLRYRNISITAQVVGVGPQFFRVRGHTMAAGQPFDDASIERRSQEVVIDSNTRDQLFPHGGDPVGQVIFLGDVPARIIGVTEPQENSFGGSDSLNVWIPYTTAMSRVLGQSYLQRITVRVADDYATDVAERNIQALLTRRHGVRDFFMMNTDTIRQTIESTTQTMTLLVSMIALISLIVGGIGVMNIMLVSVTERTREIGVRMAVGARQGDILLQFLIEAVLVCLLGGALGVGLAYGIGAILAGSGVAMVYSTASIVAAFACSTLIGVAFGFLPARSAARLDPVDALARE; via the coding sequence ATGCCCCAGGGCGGACTCGGCACCGCGACGGGTCCGCAACCCCTGCTCTCCATCCGGGGCCTGCGTCGGGAATTCCCGGCCGGCGACCGCATGGTCGCCGTGCTTCAGGATATCGACCTGACCATCCAGGCCGGCGAGATGGTGGCGATCATCGGCGCCTCGGGGTCGGGCAAATCGACCCTGATGAACATTCTGGGCTGCCTGGACCGACCCAGCGCCGGCGCCTACCGCATCGCCGGTCGCGACACCCGCGAGCTTGAGGCCGACGATCTGGCCGAACTGCGCCGCGAGCATTTCGGCTTCATCTTCCAGCGCTATCACCTGCTGTCGACCCTGACCGCGCTCGACAATGTCGAAATCCCGGCGGTCTATGCCGGCCGCGACCGCCGGTCGCGCCGCGAACGGGCGGCAGATCTGTTGACCCGGCTGGGGCTGGCCGATCGCATGAACCACAGACCCGGCCAGTTGTCGGGCGGCCAGCAGCAGCGGGTCAGTGTCGCCCGCGCGCTGATGAATGGCGGCCGCGTGATCCTGGCCGACGAACCCACCGGCGCGCTCGACAGCCGCAGCGGCGAAGAGATGCTGAACCTGCTGGGCGAGTTGCACCAGCAGGGCCACACCATCATCATCGTCACCCACGACCCCAAGGTCGCCGCGGTGGCCGACCGGGTGATCGAGATCAGCGACGGCCGGATCATCGCCGACACCCGCAAGCCCGACCTTCCCCCGGCAACCGCGCGGCCGCTGCCGGCGGCGCAGCCGAAGGGGCTGGGGCTGGGGCGCCATGTCGAAGCCTTCCGCATGGCGGTCAGGGCGATGATCGCGCACAAGCTGCGCACCTTCCTGACCATGCTGGGCATCATCATCGGCATTGCCTCGGTGGTGTCGGTGGTGGCGCTGGGCGCCGGATCGCAGCAGCAGATTCTGGAAAGCATCTCGTCGATCGGCACCAACACCATCGACGTCATGCCGGGGGAGAGCTTCGGCGACACCCGTGCCGGCCGTGTGCGGACATTGGTGCCATCCGATGCCGAGGCCCTGGCCGGCCAGCCCTATGTCGACAGCGTGACGCCGCAGGTGTCGAGCAGCGCCACGCTGCGCTATCGCAATATCTCGATCACCGCCCAGGTGGTGGGTGTGGGCCCGCAATTCTTCCGGGTGCGCGGCCACACCATGGCTGCCGGTCAGCCCTTCGACGATGCCAGCATCGAACGCCGCAGCCAGGAGGTGGTGATCGACAGCAACACCCGCGATCAGTTGTTCCCCCATGGCGGCGATCCCGTCGGGCAGGTGATCTTTCTGGGCGACGTGCCGGCGCGGATCATCGGGGTCACCGAGCCGCAGGAAAATTCCTTCGGCGGCTCGGACTCGCTGAACGTCTGGATCCCCTATACGACGGCGATGAGCCGGGTGCTGGGACAGTCTTATCTGCAACGCATCACCGTGCGCGTGGCCGACGACTATGCGACCGATGTGGCCGAGCGCAACATCCAGGCTCTGCTGACCCGTCGCCACGGGGTCCGGGACTTTTTTATGATGAACACCGACACGATCCGCCAGACCATCGAGAGCACCACACAGACCATGACCCTGCTGGTCTCGATGATCGCGCTGATTTCACTGATCGTGGGCGGTATCGGGGTGATGAACATCATGCTGGTCTCGGTGACCGAACGCACCCGCGAGATCGGCGTGCGCATGGCCGTGGGCGCGCGCCAGGGCGACATCCTGCTGCAATTCCTGATCGAGGCCGTGCTGGTCTGCCTGCTGGGCGGCGCGCTCGGCGTCGGCCTTGCCTATGGCATCGGGGCCATTCTGGCCGGCAGCGGTGTCGCCATGGTCTATTCCACAGCCTCGATCGTCGCCGCCTTCGCCTGCTCCACGCTGATCGGCGTCGCCTTCGGCTTCCTGCCTGCCCGCAGCGCCGCACGCCTCGACCCGGTCGACGCGCTGGCGCGGGAATGA